A single window of Nocardia higoensis DNA harbors:
- a CDS encoding RNA polymerase sigma factor has translation MTPKNELGRADSLESARRSVAAVWRIESARIVAALTRAVGDFSLAEDLAQEALADALAQWPHTGVPANPGAWLTTVAKRKAIDGWRRQQRYDERLATLAREVAAEEAEAVGAAAALPFDPDHIDDDMLRLLFVSCHPVLSREAQVALTLRVVGGLTSEAIARAFLQPTSTVQQRIVRAKKTLAAAKVPFAVPPRAEFGDRLAGVLGVLYLVFNEGHAAATGEDWMRPDLSREALRLARVLASTVPEEPEVHGLVALMELTAARFPARLDADGQPVLLADQDRSRWDRGRILRGRAALARADALGRGRGAYGLQAAIAETHAMAASVDDTDWERIAVLYEALGRLAPSPVVELNRAVAVSKANGPAAALRIVDELVEQGKLARYHYLPAARAELLAQLGRPADARDEYENAILLAGNESERALLRRKRDALG, from the coding sequence ATGACCCCGAAGAACGAACTCGGCCGCGCGGACAGCCTGGAGTCCGCGCGGCGCTCGGTCGCGGCGGTGTGGCGGATCGAGTCGGCGCGCATCGTCGCCGCCTTGACCCGCGCCGTCGGCGACTTCTCGCTGGCCGAGGACCTGGCCCAGGAGGCACTGGCCGACGCGCTCGCGCAATGGCCGCACACAGGCGTGCCCGCCAACCCCGGGGCATGGCTGACGACGGTCGCCAAACGCAAGGCGATCGACGGCTGGCGCAGGCAGCAACGCTACGACGAGCGTCTGGCCACGCTCGCGCGCGAGGTGGCCGCCGAGGAGGCCGAGGCGGTCGGCGCGGCCGCCGCGCTGCCCTTCGACCCCGACCACATCGACGACGACATGCTCCGACTGCTGTTCGTCTCCTGCCACCCGGTGCTCTCCCGGGAGGCACAGGTGGCGCTGACATTGCGCGTGGTCGGCGGCTTGACCAGCGAGGCGATCGCCCGCGCCTTCCTCCAGCCGACCAGCACCGTGCAGCAGCGCATCGTGCGCGCGAAGAAGACCCTCGCGGCGGCGAAGGTGCCGTTCGCCGTGCCACCGCGCGCGGAGTTCGGCGATCGGCTGGCCGGGGTGCTCGGCGTGCTGTACCTGGTGTTCAACGAAGGGCATGCCGCCGCGACGGGCGAGGACTGGATGCGCCCCGACCTCTCCCGAGAAGCGTTGCGCTTGGCCCGAGTACTGGCGAGCACCGTGCCCGAAGAACCGGAAGTGCACGGCCTGGTCGCGTTGATGGAACTGACCGCCGCGCGCTTCCCGGCCCGCCTCGACGCCGACGGACAGCCCGTCCTGCTGGCCGACCAGGACCGCTCCCGCTGGGATCGCGGCCGCATCCTGCGCGGACGAGCGGCTCTGGCCCGTGCCGACGCACTCGGCCGTGGCCGCGGCGCCTACGGATTACAGGCGGCCATCGCCGAGACCCACGCTATGGCCGCCTCCGTGGATGACACCGACTGGGAACGCATCGCGGTGCTCTACGAAGCGCTGGGCCGGCTCGCACCTTCCCCGGTCGTCGAACTCAACCGCGCGGTCGCGGTGTCCAAGGCCAACGGCCCGGCCGCGGCGTTGCGGATCGTGGACGAGTTGGTCGAGCAGGGGAAACTGGCCCGGTACCACTACCTGCCCGCCGCCAGGGCCGAACTGCTCGCCCAGCTGGGCCGCCCTGCCGATGCTCGCGACGAATACGAGAACGCGATCCTGTTGGCGGGCAACGAGAGTGAACGCGCGCTGCTCCGCCGCAAACGCGACGCACTAGGGTGA
- a CDS encoding YciI family protein — MKYMLIMRATDEAIEASKDIPFEQIIEDMGRYNESLMKAGVLLGGEGLVPEEGFVVDFSSTPPLVTDGPYGETKELFGGFWLIEVATTEEAIEWAKRVPLGPGSKIELRRVTEAADFPQDNEWVQKEAGWREELESRQS, encoded by the coding sequence ATGAAGTACATGCTGATCATGCGCGCCACCGACGAGGCGATCGAGGCGTCGAAGGACATCCCGTTCGAGCAGATCATCGAGGACATGGGCCGCTACAACGAGTCCCTGATGAAGGCGGGCGTCCTGCTCGGCGGCGAGGGCTTGGTCCCCGAGGAAGGGTTCGTCGTCGACTTCTCCTCGACCCCGCCGCTGGTCACCGACGGCCCCTACGGCGAGACCAAGGAACTGTTCGGCGGATTCTGGCTCATCGAGGTCGCGACCACCGAGGAAGCGATCGAATGGGCCAAGCGCGTGCCGCTGGGCCCGGGCTCCAAGATCGAGCTGCGCCGCGTCACCGAAGCCGCGGACTTCCCGCAGGACAACGAGTGGGTCCAGAAGGAAGCGGGCTGGCGCGAGGAACTCGAGTCGCGCCAGAGCTGA
- a CDS encoding acyl-CoA dehydrogenase family protein, with translation MHTHDVFNQAPDITPFDFSRNPALLEGLHREGAGWAEAEVRELGLLAGSPRAQEWGRLANECPPVLRTHDRYGHRVDEVEFHPYWHELMTVAVEHGLHGAPWLDDRPGAHVARAAKFATWGFADAGHMCPISMTYAVVPALRHNAELAAAYEPLLASRDYDFGLREPSTKSGLIAGMSMTEKQGGSDVRANTTTATPHADGSYRIVGHKWFTSAPMSDMFLTLAQAPGGLSCFLLPRVLPDGSRNPIRIQRLKDKLGNKSNASSEIEYENATGWLVGGEGQGVKTIIEMVNMTRLDCVIGSATNMRAATVLAAHHARHRSAFGAKLVDQPAMRNVLADLLIESDAATTVMMRLAGATDRAGSDPAEAALRRIALAITKYWVCKRAPMHTAEALECLGGNGYAEESGMPRLYRESPLMSIWEGSGNVAALDALRAMGRQPETVQAYFDEVNKSRGENPRLDDAIDRVGKELSDLSDIEYRARRVVELMALVLQGAQLVRHGHAAVADAFCATRLGDDWGIAFGTLPVGVNTEAIIERAFVD, from the coding sequence ATGCACACTCATGACGTCTTCAACCAGGCCCCCGACATCACCCCCTTCGACTTCTCGCGCAATCCGGCGCTCCTGGAGGGCCTGCACCGCGAGGGCGCGGGCTGGGCCGAAGCCGAAGTACGCGAACTCGGCCTGCTCGCGGGCAGTCCGCGCGCCCAGGAATGGGGCAGGCTCGCCAACGAGTGCCCGCCCGTCCTGCGTACCCACGACCGCTACGGCCACCGTGTCGACGAAGTCGAATTCCATCCGTACTGGCACGAACTCATGACCGTCGCCGTCGAGCACGGCCTGCACGGCGCCCCCTGGCTCGACGATCGCCCCGGCGCCCACGTCGCCCGCGCCGCCAAGTTCGCCACCTGGGGCTTCGCCGACGCGGGCCACATGTGCCCGATCTCCATGACCTACGCCGTGGTCCCCGCTCTGCGCCACAACGCCGAGCTCGCCGCCGCCTACGAGCCGCTGCTCGCCTCCCGCGACTACGATTTCGGCCTGCGCGAACCGTCCACCAAGTCCGGCCTCATCGCGGGCATGTCGATGACCGAGAAGCAGGGCGGCTCCGACGTCCGGGCCAACACCACCACCGCCACCCCGCACGCGGACGGCAGCTACCGCATCGTCGGCCACAAATGGTTCACCTCCGCCCCGATGTCGGACATGTTCCTCACCCTGGCCCAGGCGCCCGGCGGCCTGTCCTGCTTCCTGCTGCCCAGGGTGCTGCCCGACGGCTCCCGCAACCCGATCCGCATCCAGCGCCTCAAGGACAAGCTGGGCAACAAGTCCAACGCGTCCTCGGAGATCGAGTACGAGAACGCCACCGGCTGGCTCGTCGGCGGCGAGGGGCAGGGCGTCAAGACCATCATCGAGATGGTCAACATGACCCGCCTGGACTGCGTGATCGGCTCGGCCACCAACATGCGCGCGGCCACGGTGCTCGCCGCGCACCACGCCCGGCACCGTTCCGCCTTCGGCGCGAAACTGGTCGACCAGCCCGCCATGCGCAACGTCCTGGCCGACCTGCTCATCGAGTCCGACGCCGCCACCACCGTGATGATGCGCCTGGCCGGGGCCACCGACCGCGCGGGCAGCGACCCCGCCGAAGCCGCCCTGCGCCGCATCGCCCTCGCGATCACCAAGTACTGGGTGTGCAAGCGCGCCCCCATGCACACCGCCGAGGCCCTGGAATGCCTGGGCGGCAACGGATATGCCGAGGAGTCCGGCATGCCCCGGCTCTACCGCGAGTCCCCGCTCATGTCGATCTGGGAGGGCTCGGGCAATGTGGCGGCGCTGGACGCGTTGCGCGCGATGGGCCGTCAGCCCGAGACTGTGCAGGCCTATTTCGACGAGGTGAACAAGTCCCGCGGTGAGAACCCACGCCTGGACGACGCGATCGATCGCGTCGGCAAGGAACTGTCCGACCTGTCCGACATCGAGTATCGCGCCCGCCGGGTGGTCGAACTGATGGCGCTGGTTCTGCAAGGCGCGCAATTGGTTCGGCACGGCCACGCCGCCGTCGCCGACGCGTTCTGCGCCACCCGGCTCGGCGACGACTGGGGGATCGCCTTCGGCACGCTGCCGGTCGGGGTGAACACCGAGGCGATCATCGAGCGGGCGTTCGTGGATTGA
- a CDS encoding TetR/AcrR family transcriptional regulator, whose amino-acid sequence MVYRRSPAMQARLDAQARLIVQAATTVLSQQGFAGLSMATVAATAGVATGTVYKHFESKAELVTAVFRAVVGREADAVVAASSSGSATERVVAAVQTFAGRALRNPKLAYVLLVEPVDAVVDIERLRFRRAFTDTFVAAVADGVAAGELPAQNPYTTGAALVGAIGEVLAGPLATNPHNAAVVPDLVAFALRALGAPTGTDATTTPLPGAPDAHS is encoded by the coding sequence ATGGTGTATCGCCGAAGCCCTGCCATGCAGGCCAGGCTGGACGCGCAGGCGCGGCTGATCGTGCAGGCCGCGACGACGGTGCTGTCCCAGCAGGGCTTCGCCGGGCTGTCGATGGCCACCGTCGCGGCGACCGCGGGCGTGGCCACCGGCACCGTCTACAAGCACTTCGAGAGCAAAGCCGAACTGGTGACCGCCGTGTTCCGCGCGGTGGTCGGCAGAGAGGCAGACGCCGTCGTCGCGGCGTCGTCCTCCGGCAGCGCCACCGAGCGCGTGGTCGCCGCCGTGCAGACCTTCGCCGGACGCGCGCTGCGCAATCCGAAACTCGCCTACGTGCTGCTGGTCGAGCCGGTGGACGCCGTGGTCGACATCGAACGCCTGCGCTTCCGGCGCGCCTTCACCGACACCTTCGTCGCGGCCGTCGCCGACGGCGTGGCGGCCGGCGAGCTGCCCGCCCAGAACCCCTATACGACCGGCGCGGCGCTGGTCGGCGCGATCGGCGAGGTGCTCGCCGGGCCGCTGGCCACCAATCCGCACAACGCCGCCGTCGTGCCCGACCTCGTCGCCTTCGCCCTGCGAGCGCTCGGCGCGCCCACAGGCACCGATGCCACCACCACACCTCTACCGGGAGCGCCCGATGCACACTCATGA
- a CDS encoding crotonase/enoyl-CoA hydratase family protein, with the protein MSHSASEATGPAVRVERDGPVTTVILHRPQARNAVDGPTASALADAFREFDADPDASVAVFWGDGGTFCAGADLKSLGTERSNRAEPDGDGPMGPTRMVLSKPVIAAIGGHAVAGGLELALWCDLRVAEEDATLGVFCRRWGVPLIDGGTVRLPRLIGAGRAMDLVLTGRPVDAREALRIGLVDRVVPTGQARAAAEELAAQLAALPQACLRSDRMSLLEQEGMDEATALANEFRHGLAALSAGALDGAQRFAAGAGRHGAAE; encoded by the coding sequence ATGAGCCACAGCGCCTCCGAGGCCACCGGACCCGCCGTGCGGGTGGAACGCGACGGTCCGGTCACGACGGTGATCCTGCACCGTCCCCAGGCCCGCAATGCCGTCGACGGACCGACCGCCTCGGCCCTCGCCGACGCCTTCCGCGAGTTCGACGCCGACCCGGACGCCTCGGTCGCGGTGTTCTGGGGAGACGGCGGAACCTTCTGCGCCGGAGCCGATCTCAAGAGCCTGGGCACCGAGCGGAGCAATCGCGCGGAGCCCGACGGCGACGGGCCGATGGGGCCGACGCGGATGGTGCTGAGCAAGCCGGTGATCGCGGCGATCGGCGGACACGCCGTCGCGGGCGGATTGGAGCTGGCCCTGTGGTGCGATCTGCGCGTCGCCGAGGAGGACGCCACGCTCGGTGTCTTCTGCCGACGCTGGGGTGTGCCGCTCATCGACGGCGGCACAGTGCGTTTGCCCCGGTTGATCGGGGCGGGACGGGCGATGGACCTGGTGCTCACCGGGCGTCCGGTGGATGCGCGGGAGGCGCTGCGGATCGGACTGGTGGATCGTGTGGTGCCCACCGGGCAGGCGCGGGCCGCCGCCGAGGAACTCGCCGCCCAACTCGCCGCGCTTCCCCAGGCCTGCCTGCGCTCGGACCGCATGTCGCTGCTGGAGCAGGAGGGCATGGACGAGGCGACGGCGCTCGCCAACGAGTTCCGGCACGGGCTCGCCGCGCTGAGCGCCGGAGCACTCGACGGGGCGCAGCGGTTCGCGGCGGGCGCGGGTCGGCACGGCGCCGCGGAGTGA
- a CDS encoding pyridoxamine 5'-phosphate oxidase family protein — MPADLPAPTRPPLSPTPRSTPTRAKDRGRTDRAELDAVLDAGLVCHLGVLLDGDPVVLPTAYGHDGRFLYLHGSTGAGNMRAALGAEISVAVTHVDGVVYARSAMHFSMNYRSAVIRGRAVEITDPGERMRALRIIVEHAAPGAWERVRPPNRKEMAATLVLAVDLTEASVKVREGGPRDDSEDIAEGGVWAGVLPMRQVFDPPVGAIDLEPAVAVPDSVLARVTRQGELV, encoded by the coding sequence ATGCCAGCAGATCTCCCCGCCCCCACCCGCCCGCCGCTGTCCCCGACCCCACGTAGCACGCCGACCCGAGCCAAGGACCGGGGCCGCACGGATCGCGCCGAACTCGACGCCGTGCTCGACGCCGGACTCGTCTGCCACCTCGGCGTGCTGCTCGACGGCGACCCCGTGGTGCTGCCCACCGCCTACGGTCACGACGGCCGATTCCTCTACCTGCACGGATCGACCGGCGCGGGCAATATGCGCGCCGCGCTCGGCGCGGAGATCTCGGTGGCCGTCACCCATGTCGACGGCGTCGTCTACGCCCGCTCGGCCATGCACTTCTCGATGAATTACCGCTCGGCCGTGATCCGGGGGCGCGCGGTGGAGATCACCGACCCCGGCGAGCGGATGCGGGCCCTGCGCATCATCGTCGAGCACGCGGCCCCCGGCGCGTGGGAGCGGGTGCGCCCGCCGAACCGCAAGGAGATGGCGGCGACCCTGGTCCTGGCGGTCGACCTCACCGAAGCCTCGGTCAAGGTGCGTGAGGGCGGCCCTCGCGACGATTCCGAGGACATCGCCGAAGGCGGAGTGTGGGCCGGTGTGCTGCCGATGCGCCAGGTCTTCGATCCGCCCGTCGGCGCCATCGACCTGGAACCCGCTGTGGCGGTGCCGGACTCGGTCCTCGCCCGCGTCACTCGGCAGGGCGAGCTCGTCTGA